The DNA segment CTGGGGAATGATCACCTGCTGCACCGGCAATTCGTACTGCCGCGCGAATACAAAGTCGCGCTGGTCGTGGGCAGGGACCCCCATCACTGCGCCGGTGCCGTAGTCGGCGAGGACGTAGTCGGCGATCCAGAGGGGGATAAGGGCGCCATTGGCTGGGTTGCGCACCCGGGCACCGATCGGCACACCCCGTTTGGGTTTGTCGTCGGCCGTGCGCTCAAGTTCGCTCTGGCGGCTCACCAGATCACAGAAGGCCTGCACGTGGAGCTCCTGCTCGGCGGTGGTCAGCCCAGCTACCCGGGGGTGTTCGGGTGCCAGCACCAAGTAGCTGACGCCAAAGATGGTGTCTGGGCGAGTTGTGAACACCGTGATCTGTTCACCGGTGCCAGCACCAGATGAATCCACAACCTCAAAGTGCAGCTCGGCGCCCGTACTGCGGCCAATCCAGTTGGCCTGCATGGTGCGCACCCGCTCCGGCCAACCCTCGAGCTTGGTCAGATCGTCCAGCAGTTGGTCGGCGTAGGCGGTGATCTTGAGAAACCACTGGCGCAGCTTGCGTTTCTCTACCAGGGCTCCGGAGCGCCAGGAGCGGCCCTCGCCGTCCACCTGTTCATTGGCAAGCACCGTTTGGTCGATGGGATCCCAGTTGACGCTTGCGTCTTTCTGGTAAGCGAGACCAGCATCTAGAAATTGCAGAAATAACCACTGGGTCCAGCGGTAGTAGTCGCTATGGCAGGTAGCCAGCTCTCGATCCCAGTCGATGGAGAGGCCAAGCCGCTTCAGCTGCTCCCGCATCGAGGCGATGTTTTGATCGGTCCAGATGCCGGGTTCAATTCCCCGCTCGATGGCCGCATTTTCAGCTGGTAAACCAAAGGCATCCCAACCCATCGGATGCAGCACCTGCTTGCCACGTAAACGTTGGACCCGGGCGATCACATCGGTGATCACGTAGTTGCGTACATGACCCATGTGCAGGTTCCCCGATGGATAGGGGAACATCGACAGGGCGTAATAGCTGTCGCCGCAGGATCCATCCAGCTTGGCTGGCGTGCGGTGCTGAGCCACGCTCTCCCAGCGCTGCTGCCAGCGCGATTCAAGGGCCTGAGGTTGGTAGCGGGGGGCGTCGCTCACGGCAGCCAGGCTGGATCAGGGCTTTGATCGTGCCATAGCCCAGTTGGATGCCTGCCGCTCAGCCGAGCGCACGGATCGTCGCCGCGGCCGCACGACTGATAAGGGTGAGGGGGCGGTTTTCGTCCTGCTTGAGCGCCAGGTAGTGGATGTCCTGCCAATGCAGGATTCCCTCAAGCTCCCCCACACCCAGCACCTGGACCGCCACAGGGGTTTTATGGCGAATCAGATCCTGCAAATGCCGAATGCTGGGTTGCGAGGTATCGAGGGCGGTGGTCCGCTTCTCGAAAAAGCTCTGCATAAGATCTAGCTATGGCTGCGCTCGCCCCCATCGTGCTCCAGTTCAGCAAATATCAAGGCCTGGGAAATGATTTCCTCATGCTTGATGGCAGGGGAGCCTCCAGCACCGACGCCAGCTACGGCCTCACTCCGGATCGAATCCAGCGCCTGTGCGACCGCCGCTTCGGGGTTGGCGCTGATGGTGTGATCCTGGCCCTGCCGCCCCGGCAGGGCGGTGAGTTGCGCATGCGGATCTTCAATGCCGATGGCACGGAACCGGAGATGTGTGGCAATGGCATGCGCTGCCTGGCCCGCTTTCTGGCCGATAGCGATGGCGATGTTCCCGGGCGTCAGTGGCAGATCGAAACCTTGGCGGGGCGCATCGTTCCCGAGCTGCGTCAGGACGGCAGGATCCGAGTCGACATGGGAGCCCCCTTTCTCGATCCTGAATCCATTCCGACCACCTTGCCTTGCGGCGATAACGGGCTGGCCCAGGGCAACTTGGAAGTCGCTGGCAACTCTTTTGCGGTCGGGGCGGCCGGTATGGGCAATCCCCACGTTGTAATCCCCGTTGACGACGTTGAGGCGGTGGATTTGGAGCGTTACGGCGCGGCATTCGAGGTTCACCCCGCATTTCCCGCCCGCACCAACGTTCATTTCGTTCAGGTAATCAGGCCCACTCACCTGGTGATGCGGGTTTGGGAGCGCGGAGCGGGCCCCACCTTGGCTTGCGGCACCGGCGCTTGCGCCACCCTCGTGGTGGCCCATCTGCTGGGGCTGGCTGAACGCTGCGCGCGCCTCGACCTCCCAGGAGGGCCCCTGGAAATCGATTGGGATGAAGCCAGTGGTCATGTGTTTATGGCGGGCCCCGCTGTGGCTGTTTTTGACGGCGTCGTGACTCCCGAGCTCTGGGGTGATGAGCCCTTCGAACTCGAGGCGGCCACCCCGGTGCAAAAGCAACCACACGCTTCGCCTGCAGTCGACTGCGCCAGCGTTTGCACCAATGGCTGCATCCGACCTGAAGCCTGCCCATCAGCCGAAGCGCGGGCCCGGGTTGATGCCCTGCTCAACAGCAGCTCCCTCGATGACCTAGTGGCCTTGGCGACCAATTCCCTTGAATCGCGGATTCGCTCTCGCTTTGAGCGGGATCCAGCCCAGGGAGGCTAGGTGGGTTATTCCGGCAGTCAGGTGCCAGCACTGGCTGGCTACTTCGACACCAGCGCCACCACTCCCATCGCTACTGAGGTGCTGGAGGCAATGGCCCTTGCCCAGGCCACGGCCTGGGCTAACCCCTCAAGCCTCCATGCCCCTGGCCTTGCAGCAGCAGAGCAGCTTGAACGCTCGCGGCTGAGCCTGGCCGCTGGGCTGGGCTGCGAGCCAGATGAACTGGTGGTGACCTCTGGTGGCACCGAGGCCATTCATCTGGCCCTGCTCGGTGCTGCTGCTGGCCTCAGCCCCGGCCGGCTGGTGATATCGGCGGTCGAGCATCCCGCCACGCTGGCGGCAGCTGCCCAACTGCAGCAGCGCGGCTGGAGCGTCCAAACCGTGCCGGTAGATAGGCAGGGATTGCTTGATCTCGACGCCCTCGATGGCTTGCTGGTGCCTCCAACCCGTCTGGTCTCGGTGATCTGGGGGCAAAACGAGGTTGGTAGCCTCCAGCCGATTGAGGCGATCGGGGCACGCTGCCGGCGGGCGGGGGTGCTGCTGCATGTTGATGCGGTGCAGGTTCTGGGCCACCTGCCGATCAGTTTTCGCCAGCTGCCCATGGATTTTTTAAGTGGGGCAGCCCACAAGCTGCAGGGCCCCAGGGGGGTTGGGTTGCTGCTAGTGCGTCGTGACCTCGCCCTCCAGGCCCAGCTTGGTGGTGGTGGCCAAGAGGGCGGCAGGCGTGGTGGCACCGAACCGGTGGTGCTGTTGAGCGGCTTCGCCAAGGCCCTGGAGCTCAGCTGTGCTGCGCCCTCGCTGGCACCCCTGCGCGACTCCCTGCTGCAGCGGCTTTTGAGCCTTCCCGGGGTGCGGTTGAGCGGTCCGCCCCCGGGCGACTCCCGCTTGCCTCACCACCTAAGCCTGCTGGTGGCTAGCGAGGCTGGCCAGCCGCTTTCCGGCCGCAACCTGGTGCGTGAGCTCTCCCGCCAGGGCTTCGCCCTGAGCAGCGGTTCCGCCTGCAGCAGCTCTGGATCGGCTGCCAGCTCCGTGCTCCGGGCCCTGGGCTATGGCGAGGCCGACGCCGCAAGTGGCCTGCGCATCAGCCTCGGTCCCTGGCACCGCGCCGCCGATCTTGAGGCCCTGGTCCAGGCGTTGCAGATGGCGCTTGCGGCCTCGGTAGCGTCGGAGCATCCGTTGACGGCCTAATGCTCCCCCCCGATCTGCGCAGCGCCGAAGCTGAAGCACTGGCAGCGATTCAGAGCGCCTTGGCAGCTGGAGCCAAGGGGCTGTGGAGTGTCGAGCTTCGGTTTGAGGGTCTGCGATTACTCCCCTTGGCCCTGCGATTGCAGGCTGGTCTCAATTCCGCCGCACCCAGCCTGAGGCTGCTTTGTGCCGATGCCGGCGCCACCGCCCTTGCCCAGCGCGATGCCCCTGATTTCGCGACCCGAATTGCCAGCCTGCGCGATCAGATGCGCCTTCAGCAGGCTGATGGCGGCAGCGAGGGCGTGCTGCTGCTGGTGGCACCTTCCCCCGCCGACTACGAGGAGGTGGAGCAGGTATGCGCCCTGCACCGCGGTGTTGTCCTGCTGTTAAACGGCAACCTCGAGGATGCGGCCATCGGCATCGGCAGCGTGGCTCGGGAGCGCCGTAAGGGTTTTCTTGCCGGCTGGCAGAGCGCCTATGCCCTGATACCAACTGGCGATGGGGCCCTGCGTCGGGCCTGTCCGGGGATGTGGGAGCTGTATCGCTGCGATGCCGATGGCTATCGCTTTGTTTGCAATTTCGACCAGAAGCCAGACATGGAGCAACGGGCGTTAGCCATGGCGGGTGAAGCCGGCCTGGGGCTCGGCGCCAACCTCAAAGTGATGGACGCTTTCATTGAAGGCCTGCGCAACTAGCCCCTTGCGGCCCCACTTGCACTGGATCTAACCGGCCAGCCTCCGTACACTTCGCCAAACGCAGACCCTGCCGATGGCTTCCGAGAGCGACCAAAGCCCTGCAGCAAAAGGACGCTCCTGGAGCCTTGTTGACATCGGCGCCGGATTTGCGGTGCTCCTGGCTGCCGCAGGGGTGATCTGGAGCCCCAAGCTGAGCGGAGCGGTGGCTCAGGCCACCGGTGGCCTCACCCCAGTCACCGTGCTGGTGGATGTGCGAGGTGTGCCGGTGGCTGATCCCGGGGCCTTGAT comes from the Cyanobium sp. Tous-M-B4 genome and includes:
- a CDS encoding Hfq-related RNA-binding protein, which gives rise to MQSFFEKRTTALDTSQPSIRHLQDLIRHKTPVAVQVLGVGELEGILHWQDIHYLALKQDENRPLTLISRAAAATIRALG
- the dapF gene encoding diaminopimelate epimerase, encoding MAALAPIVLQFSKYQGLGNDFLMLDGRGASSTDASYGLTPDRIQRLCDRRFGVGADGVILALPPRQGGELRMRIFNADGTEPEMCGNGMRCLARFLADSDGDVPGRQWQIETLAGRIVPELRQDGRIRVDMGAPFLDPESIPTTLPCGDNGLAQGNLEVAGNSFAVGAAGMGNPHVVIPVDDVEAVDLERYGAAFEVHPAFPARTNVHFVQVIRPTHLVMRVWERGAGPTLACGTGACATLVVAHLLGLAERCARLDLPGGPLEIDWDEASGHVFMAGPAVAVFDGVVTPELWGDEPFELEAATPVQKQPHASPAVDCASVCTNGCIRPEACPSAEARARVDALLNSSSLDDLVALATNSLESRIRSRFERDPAQGG
- a CDS encoding aminotransferase class V-fold PLP-dependent enzyme, with translation MGYSGSQVPALAGYFDTSATTPIATEVLEAMALAQATAWANPSSLHAPGLAAAEQLERSRLSLAAGLGCEPDELVVTSGGTEAIHLALLGAAAGLSPGRLVISAVEHPATLAAAAQLQQRGWSVQTVPVDRQGLLDLDALDGLLVPPTRLVSVIWGQNEVGSLQPIEAIGARCRRAGVLLHVDAVQVLGHLPISFRQLPMDFLSGAAHKLQGPRGVGLLLVRRDLALQAQLGGGGQEGGRRGGTEPVVLLSGFAKALELSCAAPSLAPLRDSLLQRLLSLPGVRLSGPPPGDSRLPHHLSLLVASEAGQPLSGRNLVRELSRQGFALSSGSACSSSGSAASSVLRALGYGEADAASGLRISLGPWHRAADLEALVQALQMALAASVASEHPLTA
- a CDS encoding DUF1995 family protein → MLPPDLRSAEAEALAAIQSALAAGAKGLWSVELRFEGLRLLPLALRLQAGLNSAAPSLRLLCADAGATALAQRDAPDFATRIASLRDQMRLQQADGGSEGVLLLVAPSPADYEEVEQVCALHRGVVLLLNGNLEDAAIGIGSVARERRKGFLAGWQSAYALIPTGDGALRRACPGMWELYRCDADGYRFVCNFDQKPDMEQRALAMAGEAGLGLGANLKVMDAFIEGLRN